A DNA window from Paenibacillus sp. HWE-109 contains the following coding sequences:
- a CDS encoding ABC transporter ATP-binding protein, with protein MLLQMRQITKTYGTLNANSNVDFSLRQGEIHALVGENGAGKTTLMRILYGMEQPTEGLIQLNGKEVQFTNPTDAIAHRIGMVHQHFMLFPSFTVAENIVIGNEPKAGLTFDRKTAVKQVEALCATYRLPIDPNKKVADIPLGMQQRVEILKVLYQGADIIILDEPTGVLTPLEAKELLVIMRSLANQGKSFIIITHKLHEVMEIADRVTVLRDGKVTGTLEASATNVEELSKLMVGRDLLESARRDVQVGKTVLQVKDLSLHGDKGKPVLDRVNLHIKAGEIVGIAGISGNGQSELIQAITGLLPIDQGVIQLLGENITGRSVRDIREIGLSHVPEDRYQWGAAKEGTVLDNGTMGHHQTRSRSGLLQGKELRQMVDRFIQQFQIKAGSQETKVKYLSGGNLQKLIVAREIAQNQPFLIAAEPTRGVDIGAMELIHEELLRKRDDQGAILLVSSELTEILKLSDRILVMYEGRIAGELSAEQATEEQISLWMAGGDSDA; from the coding sequence ATGCTGCTTCAAATGCGTCAAATTACGAAAACATATGGCACTTTAAACGCGAATTCAAACGTTGATTTCTCGCTGCGTCAAGGTGAAATTCATGCATTAGTCGGAGAAAACGGAGCCGGTAAAACAACCTTAATGCGCATCTTGTACGGTATGGAGCAGCCGACGGAAGGTCTTATTCAGTTAAATGGCAAAGAGGTCCAGTTCACGAATCCAACAGATGCCATTGCTCATCGAATCGGCATGGTGCATCAGCACTTCATGCTGTTTCCTTCTTTTACGGTGGCCGAAAACATTGTGATTGGCAATGAGCCGAAGGCAGGCCTCACCTTTGACCGCAAAACGGCGGTTAAGCAAGTTGAAGCATTATGCGCGACTTACCGTTTGCCGATAGATCCCAACAAGAAAGTGGCAGACATTCCGCTTGGGATGCAGCAGCGAGTAGAAATTCTTAAAGTGCTGTACCAAGGCGCTGATATCATTATATTGGACGAGCCAACGGGGGTTCTTACACCGCTCGAGGCGAAGGAATTGCTTGTGATCATGAGAAGTTTGGCCAATCAGGGCAAAAGCTTCATCATCATTACCCACAAACTCCATGAAGTGATGGAGATTGCGGATCGGGTTACAGTGCTGCGTGACGGCAAAGTAACCGGTACGCTTGAAGCATCGGCGACGAATGTGGAAGAACTGTCCAAGCTGATGGTTGGCCGAGATTTGCTGGAGTCTGCCAGACGAGATGTACAGGTCGGCAAGACTGTTCTGCAAGTGAAGGATCTTAGCCTTCATGGAGATAAAGGCAAGCCGGTACTGGATCGGGTGAATCTGCACATTAAGGCCGGAGAAATTGTCGGCATCGCCGGTATTTCCGGCAATGGTCAGTCTGAATTGATCCAAGCGATTACAGGCTTGCTCCCGATCGATCAAGGGGTCATCCAGCTATTAGGCGAGAATATCACAGGCCGCTCTGTCCGTGACATTAGAGAAATCGGTTTATCGCACGTGCCCGAAGATCGGTATCAATGGGGGGCGGCCAAGGAAGGAACCGTGCTGGATAACGGAACGATGGGTCATCATCAAACGAGAAGCCGTTCTGGGTTGCTGCAAGGGAAAGAGCTTCGACAAATGGTCGATCGTTTTATTCAGCAATTTCAGATTAAAGCCGGTTCCCAGGAGACCAAGGTCAAGTATTTGTCCGGCGGTAATTTACAGAAGCTCATTGTCGCCAGGGAGATTGCTCAGAATCAGCCATTTCTGATTGCAGCAGAACCGACGCGCGGCGTTGATATTGGGGCGATGGAGCTGATTCATGAAGAGCTGCTGCGAAAACGGGATGACCAGGGAGCCATTTTATTAGTCTCCTCAGAGTTAACGGAAATTCTCAAACTGTCGGATCGAATTCTGGTCATGTACGAAGGGCGTATTGCCGGAGAATTATCTGCTGAACAGGCAACGGAAGAGCAGATCAGCTTATGGATGGCAGGAGGAGATTCAGATGCTTAA
- a CDS encoding ABC transporter permease: MQHLLDVSLFNSMIRMVAPILLAALGGAICSRVGLFNVGLEGFVLVGAFSAIVGNFYTGNVYVAVLIAIAVTMLFSLIFAYMSIHLQANVIVVGISFNFLALGLTAFCLKAIFHVKGAFYDKNMIGLPKLNIPIIQDIPVIGGIISGHSPLVYLAFVLVFGLQFFLFKSVLGFRLIAVGENPVAAKSIGIKVSRMQYLAVLICGLLCGLAGAQLSLGQVTMFTEGMTAGRGFIALVATMLGQANPIGVMASSLLFGLMDAFSIRLQGFSLPTHFTQMLPYVVTLLAMLFFRKSNYLADAQKANGSSR; this comes from the coding sequence ATGCAGCATCTTCTTGATGTATCTTTATTCAATTCGATGATTCGAATGGTTGCGCCCATTCTGCTTGCGGCACTGGGCGGGGCGATCTGTTCGCGAGTCGGTTTGTTCAATGTAGGTTTGGAAGGTTTCGTGTTGGTCGGTGCCTTCTCCGCCATCGTAGGTAATTTTTATACGGGAAATGTTTATGTGGCTGTTCTGATTGCGATTGCGGTGACAATGTTATTTTCACTTATTTTTGCGTATATGAGCATTCATTTGCAGGCCAACGTCATCGTCGTCGGGATCTCCTTTAACTTTTTGGCCCTGGGATTAACGGCTTTTTGTCTAAAAGCTATTTTTCATGTCAAAGGGGCTTTCTATGATAAAAATATGATTGGTCTGCCCAAATTAAACATCCCCATTATTCAGGATATTCCTGTTATTGGCGGAATTATCTCCGGGCATTCTCCGCTAGTCTATCTAGCGTTTGTGCTCGTGTTTGGACTTCAATTTTTCCTTTTCAAGTCGGTCTTGGGTTTCCGCTTGATCGCTGTGGGAGAAAATCCCGTCGCCGCCAAAAGTATCGGCATCAAGGTGAGTCGGATGCAGTACTTGGCTGTGCTGATTTGCGGGTTGCTTTGCGGACTGGCTGGTGCGCAGCTTTCACTCGGACAGGTTACGATGTTTACCGAAGGCATGACGGCTGGAAGAGGCTTTATCGCTCTTGTGGCTACGATGCTGGGACAAGCCAATCCGATTGGTGTCATGGCGTCCAGTTTGCTGTTCGGTTTAATGGATGCCTTCAGCATTCGGCTTCAAGGTTTTTCACTTCCGACCCATTTCACCCAGATGCTGCCTTATGTCGTAACGCTGCTTGCCATGCTGTTTTTCCGGAAAAGCAATTACTTGGCAGATGCGCAGAAAGCGAATGGCAGTTCCAGATAG
- a CDS encoding ABC transporter permease, whose protein sequence is MLKRKWPISAWIQPLLAVLIGLTGGAIAIVLIGGSVADTYAQMWKGAFGNFYFFTNTLTRATPLILVGLGVSIAFRAGFFNMGSEGQMILGALSSALLALYLPGPPLLKLLVAIIGGIVAGGIWSAFAGWLDAKFRMNLIITTLLLNYIAALFAGYMVAYPLKDKTGSAALAQTMMVDKAVWLPKLFQGMSIHAGFIIAIGLAILLYLFIKYTVAGYEIRMLGYNPLFAAYGGVNRRKMMLTSMFVSGGFAGLAGAVEVLGMQYRYTDGMISNPGYAWSGIMATLLSGAHPLGTAVAAVLLAALQTGGMGVERNTNIPLEISSVIQSLLILFVTAKFSYTLWKRRKGGKSDAASS, encoded by the coding sequence ATGCTTAAACGTAAATGGCCAATAAGCGCTTGGATTCAGCCGCTGCTCGCCGTATTGATTGGTTTGACAGGCGGCGCTATCGCCATTGTCTTGATCGGTGGCTCTGTTGCTGACACGTACGCGCAGATGTGGAAAGGCGCATTTGGCAATTTCTACTTTTTTACCAATACGCTAACACGGGCTACTCCGCTTATTCTTGTGGGGTTAGGCGTCTCAATCGCTTTCCGCGCCGGATTCTTTAACATGGGCTCGGAAGGGCAAATGATTCTAGGCGCACTATCCAGCGCGTTGCTTGCCCTCTATTTGCCTGGTCCACCGCTATTGAAATTGCTCGTTGCCATCATCGGCGGCATTGTGGCAGGCGGTATTTGGTCAGCCTTCGCAGGTTGGCTGGACGCCAAATTTCGCATGAATTTGATTATTACAACTCTCCTGCTCAATTATATTGCAGCGTTATTCGCTGGTTATATGGTGGCCTATCCATTGAAGGACAAGACGGGTTCCGCTGCGCTTGCCCAAACCATGATGGTCGATAAAGCGGTTTGGCTGCCCAAATTGTTTCAAGGGATGAGTATTCACGCGGGTTTTATCATTGCGATCGGGCTGGCGATTCTTTTGTATTTATTTATCAAATATACGGTAGCGGGTTATGAAATCCGGATGCTGGGCTATAATCCTTTGTTCGCTGCATATGGCGGTGTGAATCGGCGAAAAATGATGCTGACGAGTATGTTTGTCAGCGGAGGGTTCGCGGGCCTTGCCGGAGCAGTCGAGGTGCTGGGTATGCAGTACAGGTACACGGATGGGATGATTTCGAATCCAGGTTATGCCTGGTCCGGTATTATGGCGACCTTGCTGTCAGGCGCGCATCCGCTTGGTACGGCTGTAGCCGCAGTTCTTCTGGCTGCGCTGCAAACCGGCGGCATGGGTGTTGAACGAAATACGAATATTCCGCTGGAGATTTCCAGTGTTATTCAGTCCCTTTTGATCTTGTTCGTCACGGCAAAATTCAGTTATACCCTATGGAAACGACGGAAAGGAGGCAAGAGCGATGCAGCATCTTCTTGA
- a CDS encoding sulfite oxidase-like oxidoreductase, with the protein MAKDSKADRIKRMQIPNVEIPPELADRIPPGQVVTDRFPILHEGEVPQYDMTAWSLRVFGLVKEEKSFSYEQLMALPRTQVVCDIHCVTRWSKLDTVWEGILFRDFLRLLDVQPEGKYVMIHADNDYETNVPLEDLMGDDILLAMTFDGKPLTQKHGWPLRLVVPHLYFWKSAKWIQGIEFMAEDREGFWERNGFHNIADPFEEQRFSGEAIPIPEDEWVRKDFD; encoded by the coding sequence ATGGCAAAAGACAGCAAAGCGGATCGCATCAAGCGTATGCAGATTCCGAATGTAGAGATTCCGCCTGAACTTGCGGACAGAATTCCACCCGGGCAGGTTGTGACAGATCGCTTTCCGATCTTACATGAAGGTGAAGTGCCGCAGTACGATATGACGGCTTGGTCCTTGCGTGTATTCGGTTTGGTGAAGGAAGAGAAATCATTCAGCTACGAGCAGCTGATGGCTTTGCCGCGGACCCAAGTCGTTTGTGATATTCACTGTGTGACGCGCTGGTCCAAGCTGGATACCGTGTGGGAAGGCATCTTGTTTCGCGATTTTCTTCGGCTGCTGGATGTGCAGCCGGAAGGCAAGTATGTCATGATTCATGCTGACAATGATTATGAAACCAATGTGCCATTGGAAGACTTAATGGGCGATGATATTTTGCTCGCGATGACGTTTGATGGCAAACCGCTCACCCAGAAGCATGGCTGGCCGCTGCGCCTCGTTGTTCCCCATCTCTATTTCTGGAAAAGTGCCAAATGGATTCAGGGCATTGAATTCATGGCGGAGGACCGCGAAGGGTTCTGGGAACGCAATGGGTTCCATAATATTGCGGACCCCTTCGAGGAACAGCGGTTTTCTGGCGAAGCGATTCCAATACCCGAGGATGAATGGGTAAGAAAGG
- a CDS encoding BMP family lipoprotein, which produces MKKALISLFAVTVLMTGCATAKTDTATPKASNAPAASADATKAPTAKSDKKVILITPEKIGVNPFFAQEDEGVKKAGKEFGVVVKTVESTDASAIEQNLRAAVADNYDLIITSSFESEDALKKVAAENPKKSFAIIDTVVDLPNVRSVVFREHEASYLLGAAAGLATKKNVVGMVAAVDIPLIKKFTVGFQEGLKATNPNAKFIVNYVGSFTDPAKAKELALTQFAQGADFIAGASAVGDLGVFEAAKEKGFYTSGQDIDRTVTDPEHIVLSQLKGTDAVAYQTVKDFVNGSFKFGAVDYGLKEDGVGLTFVTKESKSTLSPFVGQDVITKVKAIRDDIVSGKVKVENPVK; this is translated from the coding sequence ATGAAAAAAGCGTTAATTTCCCTTTTTGCGGTAACCGTATTAATGACTGGCTGTGCAACTGCAAAAACGGACACAGCAACCCCTAAAGCTTCGAATGCACCGGCTGCTAGCGCGGATGCCACGAAAGCGCCAACAGCTAAATCGGATAAGAAAGTTATTCTGATCACGCCAGAGAAAATCGGTGTTAATCCATTTTTCGCCCAAGAAGATGAGGGTGTCAAAAAAGCAGGTAAAGAATTTGGTGTTGTGGTTAAAACGGTTGAATCCACCGATGCAAGCGCCATTGAGCAAAATTTACGTGCAGCTGTAGCGGATAATTATGATCTGATCATTACTAGTTCCTTCGAATCCGAAGATGCTCTCAAAAAAGTAGCTGCTGAAAATCCGAAGAAATCATTCGCGATTATCGATACCGTTGTTGATCTGCCGAACGTACGCAGCGTTGTTTTTCGTGAACATGAAGCTTCTTACTTGTTAGGAGCAGCAGCTGGTCTTGCAACGAAGAAAAATGTTGTTGGGATGGTTGCAGCCGTTGATATCCCTTTAATTAAGAAATTTACAGTTGGCTTTCAAGAAGGTCTGAAAGCGACTAACCCGAATGCCAAATTCATCGTGAACTATGTGGGCAGCTTCACGGACCCAGCTAAAGCCAAAGAATTGGCATTGACGCAATTCGCTCAAGGCGCAGACTTCATTGCTGGCGCATCTGCTGTAGGCGATTTGGGCGTATTTGAAGCAGCGAAAGAAAAAGGCTTCTACACGTCGGGTCAAGATATTGACCGTACGGTTACAGATCCGGAGCATATCGTTCTTTCCCAATTGAAAGGAACGGATGCGGTTGCTTATCAAACGGTGAAAGATTTCGTTAACGGCTCATTCAAATTCGGTGCGGTCGACTACGGCTTGAAAGAAGATGGCGTTGGTCTTACTTTCGTAACGAAAGAAAGCAAATCTACGCTAAGCCCGTTCGTTGGACAGGATGTTATTACGAAAGTAAAAGCTATACGTGATGATATCGTTTCTGGTAAAGTGAAAGTAGAAAACCCAGTCAAATAA